The following are encoded together in the Nymphalis io chromosome 26, ilAglIoxx1.1, whole genome shotgun sequence genome:
- the LOC126778405 gene encoding protein toll-like codes for MDFSTNVTVDFRHNNIQYFHPNVDISNTAVPTFLMDYNPFRCDCKLYDFIRNYKSGRKMNIKINKTQCSQLTALEGVKLTDLKPEVLTCEVDCSTGYFITRTNRPTNSSANCDSCTIRPDKSRLEMSCNGLPDVYPPLPPGTNSTYIKLKRVTDIPMLPQRVTTIDLSSLSLSRPPTATSVELNLTDNELTAAPIDLLERNCTLHLKDNPFDCSCEEKSNVVVLNMYKARIPDYEFVTCSNKVLVRNIVVEQLCAERDATVVGCSLAVGGLLLAVCTAIAYRYSTEIRILLRKYGLYCAKETDGELYDAFVSFAHQDEDFVMKRLLPKLESGRPALRLCVHSRDWVVGDWIPAQIARLVEQSRYTIIVLSRHFARSHGAREGAKARMEFRAAHGRQRAIVLLLGDLANDRSLDPELRSYVTMNTYVRADDPLVWDRLKDAVLNRRKRIGEDSSKLSKLVPKGLDVQLENGKLVNKALTVPSV; via the coding sequence ATGGATTTCTCAACAAACGTGACCGTTGACTTCAGACACAACAACATACAATATTTCCATCCGAATGTCGATATATCGAACACGGCCGTGCCGACATTTCTGATGGACTACAATCCTTTCCGATGCGATTGCAAGCTATACGATTTTATAAGAAACTATAAAAGCGGacgaaaaatgaatataaaaattaacaagacGCAGTGCTCTCAACTGACGGCGCTAGAGGGGGTTAAGTTGACGGATTTGAAGCCGGAAGTCTTAACGTGCGAAGTGGATTGCTCCACCGGTTATTTCATAACACGAACTAATCGTCCAACTAATTCAAGCGCCAACTGTGACTCGTGCACGATACGTCCGGACAAATCTCGCCTCGAAATGTCCTGCAATGGGCTGCCGGATGTGTACCCCCCACTCCCACCCGGGACGAATTCTACGTACATAAAACTGAAACGTGTAACAGATATACCGATGCTGCCGCAACGTGTGACGACGATTGATCTGTCGTCCCTGAGTCTCAGCCGACCGCCGACAGCGACGTCGGTCGAACTAAATCTGACCGACAACGAGTTGACCGCGGCGCCGATCGATCTGCTCGAACGTAATTGTACTCTGCACCTGAAGGATAATCCCTTCGATTGTTCCTGCGAGGAGAAAAGCAACGTCGTCGTATTGAATATGTACAAGGCGCGGATTCCCGATTATGAGTTTGTAACTTGTTCGAACAAAGTTCTCGTAAGGAATATAGTCGTCGAACAGCTGTGCGCCGAGAGGGACGCGACCGTCGTGGGCTGCTCGCTGGCGGTCGGAGGACTGTTGCTGGCCGTCTGCACGGCGATCGCCTATAGGTACTCGACGGAAATCCGGATCCTGCTAAGGAAGTACGGGCTCTATTGCGCGAAAGAGACGGACGGCGAACTTTACGACGCGTTCGTCTCGTTCGCACACCAGGATGAAGATTTCGTCATGAAACGACTCCTGCCGAAGCTGGAGAGCGGTCGGCCGGCGCTGCGTCTCTGCGTGCACTCCAGGGACTGGGTCGTCGGCGACTGGATACCGGCGCAGATCGCGCGGTTGGTCGAGCAGTCGCGCTACACGATCATCGTGCTGTCGCGGCACTTCGCGCGCTCACACGGAGCGCGCGAAGGCGCGAAGGCGCGGATGGAGTTTCGCGCGGCGCACGGGCGGCAGCGCGCCATCGTGCTGCTGCTGGGCGACCTGGCGAACGACCGCTCGCTCGACCCGGAGCTGCGCTCCTACGTGACCATGAACACGTACGTGCGCGCCGACGACCCGCTGGTCTGGGATCGCTTGAAAGACGCCGTCCTCAATAGACGGAAGCGGATCGGCGAGGATTCGTCCAAGCTGAGCAAATTAGTGCCCAAAGGACTCGACGTGCAGCTCGAAAACGGAAAATTGGTAAATAAAGCGCTCACGGTGCCCTCCGTCTGA